A part of Pseudomonas sp. MYb118 genomic DNA contains:
- a CDS encoding LexA family protein codes for MDKWIELVKAKMSELNVTQEILAERLGMSQGGIGHWLNKRRQPGIDDMNRVLQALGMDFLEVALVIREPDASREDSQDLVRKYNPYFRYPVSDWRETCEVRDGEPATYHKAAFELTDYHAQGAAFWLRVAGDAMTAPSGVSIAEGMMILVDPAIVPEPGKLVIAQWAGSTEATFRKLIEEGGQRYLVPLNPTYPKALFTDACRIIGVVVQATARF; via the coding sequence ATGGATAAATGGATTGAATTGGTCAAGGCCAAGATGAGTGAACTCAACGTCACTCAGGAGATACTCGCCGAACGCCTCGGGATGTCGCAGGGTGGCATCGGCCACTGGCTGAACAAGCGTCGTCAGCCGGGTATCGACGACATGAATCGGGTGCTGCAGGCGCTGGGAATGGATTTTCTCGAAGTGGCGCTGGTCATCCGCGAGCCTGATGCATCGAGGGAGGACAGCCAGGACCTGGTGCGAAAGTACAACCCGTACTTCCGCTATCCGGTCAGCGACTGGCGAGAAACCTGCGAGGTGCGCGATGGCGAGCCGGCGACATACCACAAGGCCGCATTCGAGCTGACCGACTACCACGCACAGGGCGCGGCGTTCTGGTTGCGGGTGGCGGGCGACGCGATGACGGCACCCAGTGGGGTCAGTATCGCCGAGGGCATGATGATTCTGGTGGACCCGGCCATCGTGCCTGAGCCCGGAAAACTGGTGATCGCGCAATGGGCGGGCAGCACCGAGGCGACGTTCCGCAAGCTGATCGAAGAGGGCGGGCAGCGTTACCTGGTCCCGCTCAATCCGACGTATCCGAAGGCCCTGTTCACCGACGCCTGCCGCATCATCGGCGTGGTGGTTCAGGCCACCGCCAGGTTCTGA
- a CDS encoding biotin carboxylase N-terminal domain-containing protein: MSAPVITSLLVANRGEIACRVMRTAKALGLTTVAVHSATDRDARHSREADIRVDLGGSKAADSYLQIDKLIAAAKASGAQAIHPGYGFLSENAGFARAIEAAGLIFLGPPASAIDAMGSKSAAKALMETAGVPLVPGYHGEAQDLDTFREACERIGYPVLLKATAGGGGKGMKVVEDVSQLAEALASAQREAQSSFGDSRMLVEKYLLKPRHVEIQVFADQHGHCLYLNERDCSIQRRHQKVVEEAPAPGLSPELRRAMGEAAVRSAQAIGYVGAGTVEFLLDARGEFFFMEMNTRLQVEHPVTEAITGLDLVAWQIRVARGEALPMTQDQVPLNGHAIEVRLYAEDPGNDFLPATGRLELYRESAAGPGRRVDSGVEEGDEISPFYDPMLGKLIAWGEDREQARLRLLSMLDEFAIGGLKTNINFLRRIIAHPAFAGAELDTGFIPRYQEQLLPAPTGLGDEFWQAAAQAFAQSQPGTPRADDVNSPWGHGNGFRSGLPAETTLHLSCEGQDRALTLADNPSMQLKGEQLSTDHHGVRRQHRAIRRDGVVYLQWDGELRRIEAYDPISAVEASHSHQGGLTAPMNGSIVRVLVQAGQSVEAGAQLVVLEAMKMEHSIRAPHAGVIKALYCQEGEMVGEGSALVELEEA; the protein is encoded by the coding sequence ATGAGCGCACCTGTGATTACTTCTCTGCTGGTGGCCAACCGCGGCGAAATCGCCTGCCGGGTGATGCGCACCGCCAAGGCGCTGGGCCTGACCACCGTGGCCGTGCACAGCGCCACCGACCGTGACGCCCGGCACAGCCGCGAAGCGGACATTCGCGTTGACCTGGGCGGCAGCAAGGCCGCCGACAGCTACCTGCAGATCGACAAGCTGATCGCCGCCGCCAAGGCCAGCGGCGCCCAAGCCATTCACCCGGGCTATGGTTTCCTGTCAGAAAACGCCGGCTTCGCCCGTGCGATCGAGGCGGCCGGCCTGATCTTCCTCGGCCCGCCCGCCTCGGCCATTGACGCCATGGGCAGCAAGTCGGCGGCCAAGGCGCTGATGGAAACCGCCGGCGTGCCGCTGGTACCTGGTTACCACGGTGAAGCCCAGGACCTCGACACCTTCCGCGAAGCCTGCGAACGCATCGGTTACCCGGTGCTGCTCAAGGCCACCGCCGGCGGTGGCGGCAAAGGCATGAAAGTGGTCGAGGACGTCAGCCAACTGGCCGAAGCCCTGGCCTCGGCCCAGCGTGAGGCGCAATCCTCGTTCGGCGATTCGCGGATGCTGGTCGAGAAATACCTGCTCAAGCCGCGCCACGTGGAGATCCAGGTGTTCGCCGACCAGCACGGTCATTGCCTGTACCTCAACGAGCGCGATTGTTCGATCCAGCGCCGCCACCAGAAGGTCGTCGAGGAAGCCCCGGCGCCAGGCCTGAGCCCCGAGCTACGCCGGGCCATGGGCGAAGCGGCGGTGCGTTCGGCGCAGGCCATCGGTTACGTCGGCGCCGGCACCGTGGAATTCCTGCTGGATGCCCGCGGCGAGTTTTTCTTCATGGAGATGAACACGCGCCTGCAAGTCGAGCACCCGGTCACCGAAGCCATCACCGGCCTCGACCTGGTGGCCTGGCAGATCCGCGTCGCCCGTGGCGAAGCGCTGCCGATGACCCAGGACCAGGTGCCGCTCAACGGCCACGCTATCGAAGTGCGGCTGTACGCCGAAGACCCAGGCAATGACTTCCTGCCGGCCACCGGGCGCCTGGAACTGTACCGCGAGTCCGCCGCCGGGCCGGGTCGACGGGTCGACAGCGGCGTCGAGGAAGGTGACGAGATTTCCCCGTTCTACGACCCCATGCTCGGCAAGCTGATCGCCTGGGGTGAAGACCGTGAGCAGGCACGCCTGCGCCTGTTGAGCATGCTCGACGAATTCGCCATTGGCGGGCTCAAGACCAACATCAACTTCCTGCGCCGTATCATCGCGCACCCGGCCTTTGCCGGCGCCGAGCTGGATACCGGTTTCATCCCGCGTTACCAGGAGCAGTTGCTGCCGGCCCCGACCGGCCTTGGCGATGAGTTCTGGCAAGCCGCCGCGCAGGCCTTCGCGCAAAGCCAGCCGGGCACGCCACGCGCCGATGACGTCAATTCGCCCTGGGGCCACGGCAACGGTTTTCGCAGTGGGCTGCCAGCCGAGACGACCCTGCACTTGAGTTGCGAGGGCCAGGATCGGGCGCTGACGCTGGCCGACAACCCGTCGATGCAGCTCAAGGGCGAACAGCTGTCGACCGACCATCACGGCGTGCGTCGCCAGCACCGGGCGATCCGTCGCGACGGCGTTGTCTACCTGCAATGGGACGGTGAGCTGCGCCGGATCGAGGCCTATGACCCGATCAGCGCAGTGGAAGCCAGCCACAGCCATCAGGGCGGACTGACCGCGCCCATGAACGGCAGCATCGTGCGGGTGCTGGTGCAAGCCGGGCAATCGGTGGAAGCCGGCGCGCAGCTGGTGGTGCTCGAGGCCATGAAGATGGAGCACAGCATTCGTGCGCCCCACGCCGGGGTGATCAAGGCCTTGTATTGCCAGGAAGGCGAGATGGTCGGCGAAGGCAGCGCGCTGGTCGAACTGGAAGAAGCGTGA
- a CDS encoding AMP-binding protein → MAQPSAGPQRSYTRGSQDKALLAMTIGQAFDNTVAQYPDGEALVVRHQQLRYTWRQLAETVDLHARALLALGLQAGDRLGIWAPNCAQWCISQFASAKIGVILVNINPAYRSSELEYVLKQSGCQWLVCAGSFKTSNYHGMLQGLVPELAEQSIGQLRSERLPDLRGVISLDPQAPSGFLPWSQLTDLAAGVSIQQLREREDSLHFDQPVNIQYTSGTTGFPKGATLSHYNILNNGYMVGESLGLTANDRLVIPVPLYHCFGMVMGNLGCITHGSTMIYPNDAFDPLLTLSTVAEEKATALYGVPTMFIAMLDQPRRPEFDLSTLRTGIMAGATCPIEVMRRVISEMHMSEVQIAYGMTETSPVSMQTGPADDLELRVTTVGRTQPQLESKIIDEAGNLVPRGTIGELCTRGYSVMLGYWNNPEGTAQAIDQAGWMHTGDLASMNDEGYVCIAGRNKDMIIRGGENIYPRELEEFFFTHPAVADVQVIGIPCSRYGEEIVAWIKFHPGHSATEQELQAWCKERIAHFKTPRYFKFVEEFPMTVTGKIQKFRMREISIEELAGKQG, encoded by the coding sequence ATGGCTCAACCCAGTGCAGGTCCGCAGCGCAGCTATACCCGTGGTTCCCAGGACAAAGCCTTGCTGGCGATGACCATCGGCCAGGCGTTCGACAACACCGTGGCACAGTACCCGGACGGCGAGGCACTGGTGGTGCGCCATCAGCAGTTGCGCTACACCTGGCGGCAACTGGCCGAGACCGTGGACCTGCATGCCCGGGCGCTGCTGGCGTTGGGTTTACAGGCCGGTGACCGCCTCGGCATCTGGGCGCCCAATTGCGCGCAGTGGTGCATCAGCCAGTTCGCCAGCGCGAAGATCGGCGTGATCCTGGTCAACATCAACCCGGCCTACCGCAGCTCGGAACTCGAATACGTATTAAAGCAGTCTGGCTGCCAATGGCTGGTGTGTGCGGGCTCGTTCAAGACCTCCAACTACCACGGCATGCTCCAGGGCCTGGTGCCTGAGCTGGCCGAGCAATCCATCGGTCAGTTGCGCAGCGAACGTCTGCCGGACCTGCGTGGCGTGATCAGCCTGGATCCGCAGGCGCCTTCGGGTTTCCTGCCGTGGTCGCAGCTGACCGACCTGGCGGCGGGGGTCTCCATCCAACAGCTGCGCGAGCGCGAGGACAGCCTGCATTTCGATCAGCCGGTGAACATCCAGTACACCTCCGGCACCACCGGTTTTCCCAAGGGCGCGACCCTCAGCCACTACAACATCCTCAACAACGGCTACATGGTCGGCGAAAGTCTCGGCTTGACGGCCAATGACCGCCTGGTGATCCCGGTGCCGCTGTATCACTGCTTCGGCATGGTCATGGGCAACCTCGGCTGCATCACCCACGGCAGCACCATGATTTACCCCAATGATGCCTTCGACCCGCTGTTGACCCTGAGCACCGTCGCCGAAGAAAAGGCCACCGCGCTGTATGGCGTGCCGACCATGTTCATCGCCATGCTCGACCAGCCCCGGCGCCCCGAGTTCGACCTGTCGACCCTGCGCACCGGGATCATGGCCGGCGCCACCTGCCCGATCGAAGTCATGCGCCGGGTCATCAGCGAAATGCACATGAGTGAAGTGCAGATTGCCTACGGCATGACGGAAACTAGCCCGGTGTCGATGCAGACGGGGCCGGCGGACGACCTGGAACTGCGGGTGACCACGGTGGGCCGCACGCAGCCACAGCTGGAAAGCAAGATCATCGACGAGGCCGGTAACCTGGTGCCGCGCGGCACGATCGGCGAGCTGTGTACCCGTGGTTATAGCGTGATGCTCGGCTACTGGAACAACCCCGAAGGCACCGCGCAGGCCATCGACCAGGCGGGCTGGATGCACACCGGCGACCTGGCGAGCATGAACGACGAAGGCTACGTGTGCATTGCCGGGCGCAACAAGGACATGATCATCCGCGGCGGTGAGAATATTTACCCGCGCGAGCTGGAAGAGTTCTTCTTCACCCACCCGGCGGTGGCGGATGTGCAGGTCATCGGTATCCCGTGCTCGCGCTATGGTGAAGAAATCGTCGCCTGGATCAAGTTCCACCCCGGCCACAGCGCCACCGAGCAGGAACTGCAAGCCTGGTGCAAGGAGCGCATCGCCCACTTCAAGACGCCGCGCTACTTCAAGTTCGTCGAGGAATTCCCGATGACCGTGACGGGCAAGATCCAGAAATTTCGTATGCGTGAGATCAGTATCGAGGAGTTGGCTGGTAAGCAGGGCTGA
- a CDS encoding isovaleryl-CoA dehydrogenase gives MRYPSLNFALGETIDMLRDQVQAFVADEIAPRAAQIDSDNLFPADLWRKFGDMGLLGITVPEEYGGAGLGYLAHVVAMEEISRGSASVALSYGAHSNLCVNQINRNGNHEQKAKYLPKLISGEHIGALAMSEPNAGSDVVSMKLRADKRGDHYVLNGSKTWITNGPDANTYVIYTKTDLEKGPHGITAFIVERDWKGFSRSNKFDKLGMRGSNTCELFFDDVEVPAENILGVLNGGVKVLMSGLDYERVVLSGGPTGIMQACMDLIVPYIHDRKQFGQSIGEFQLIQGKVADMYTQLNASRAYLYAVAQACERGETTRKDAAGVILYSAERATQMALDAIQILGGNGYINEFPAGRLLRDAKLYEIGAGTSEIRRMLIGRELFNETR, from the coding sequence ATGCGCTATCCATCCCTGAACTTTGCCCTCGGTGAAACCATCGACATGTTGCGCGATCAGGTTCAAGCCTTTGTCGCCGACGAGATCGCCCCCCGCGCCGCTCAGATCGACAGTGACAACCTGTTCCCCGCCGACCTGTGGCGCAAATTCGGCGACATGGGCCTGCTGGGCATCACCGTGCCGGAAGAGTACGGCGGCGCCGGCCTGGGTTACCTGGCGCACGTGGTGGCCATGGAAGAAATCAGCCGTGGCTCGGCCTCGGTGGCCCTGTCCTACGGCGCGCACTCCAACCTGTGCGTCAACCAGATCAACCGCAACGGCAACCACGAGCAGAAAGCCAAGTACCTGCCCAAGCTGATCAGCGGCGAGCACATCGGCGCCCTGGCCATGAGCGAACCGAACGCCGGCTCCGACGTGGTCTCGATGAAACTGCGCGCCGACAAACGCGGCGACCACTACGTACTCAACGGCAGCAAGACGTGGATCACCAACGGCCCCGACGCCAACACCTACGTGATCTACACCAAGACCGACCTGGAAAAGGGCCCGCACGGCATCACCGCATTCATCGTCGAGCGCGACTGGAAAGGCTTCAGCCGCAGCAACAAGTTCGACAAGCTCGGTATGCGCGGCTCGAACACCTGCGAGCTGTTCTTCGATGACGTCGAAGTGCCCGCGGAAAACATCCTCGGCGTGCTCAACGGCGGCGTGAAGGTGCTGATGAGCGGCCTGGACTACGAGCGCGTCGTCCTCTCCGGCGGCCCGACCGGGATCATGCAGGCCTGCATGGACCTGATCGTGCCGTACATCCACGACCGCAAGCAGTTCGGCCAGAGCATCGGCGAGTTCCAGCTGATCCAGGGCAAGGTCGCCGACATGTACACCCAGCTCAATGCCAGCCGCGCCTACCTGTACGCCGTTGCGCAAGCCTGCGAGCGCGGCGAAACCACGCGCAAGGACGCCGCCGGCGTGATCCTCTACAGCGCCGAACGCGCCACGCAAATGGCCCTCGACGCGATCCAGATCCTCGGCGGTAACGGCTACATCAATGAATTCCCGGCAGGTCGCCTGCTGCGCGACGCCAAGCTGTACGAAATCGGCGCGGGCACCAGTGAGATCCGTCGCATGCTGATCGGTCGCGAACTGTTCAACGAAACCCGCTGA
- a CDS encoding gamma-carboxygeranoyl-CoA hydratase, translating to MSDFNTLELLNDPRGFATLWLSREEKNNAFNAEMIRELILALDQVSADPALRFLLVRGRGKHFSAGADLAWMQQSAELDYHTNLDDARELAELMYNLAKLKIPTLAVVQGAAFGGALGLISCCDMAIGTDDAQFCLSEVRIGLAPAVISPFVVQAIGERAARRYALTAERFGGQRARELGLVSESYPLEELEAKVEQWIDNLLLNSPAAMRVSKDLLREVGNGALTPALRRYTENAIARIRVSPEGQEGLRAFLQKRAPSWQAPTTKEPR from the coding sequence ATGAGCGATTTCAACACCCTCGAACTGCTGAACGACCCAAGGGGTTTTGCCACCCTGTGGCTCAGCCGCGAAGAAAAGAATAATGCGTTCAACGCCGAGATGATCCGTGAACTGATCCTCGCCCTGGACCAGGTCTCGGCCGACCCTGCCCTGCGCTTCCTGCTGGTACGCGGGCGCGGCAAGCACTTCAGCGCCGGCGCGGACCTGGCCTGGATGCAGCAGTCTGCTGAACTCGATTACCACACCAACCTCGACGACGCCCGGGAACTGGCGGAGCTGATGTACAACCTGGCCAAGCTGAAAATCCCGACCCTGGCCGTGGTGCAAGGCGCGGCGTTCGGCGGCGCGCTGGGCCTGATCAGTTGCTGCGACATGGCCATCGGCACCGACGACGCGCAGTTCTGCCTGTCGGAAGTGCGCATCGGCCTGGCACCGGCGGTGATCAGCCCATTCGTGGTGCAGGCCATCGGCGAACGCGCGGCCCGTCGCTACGCCCTGACCGCCGAGCGCTTCGGCGGGCAACGGGCGCGGGAACTGGGCCTGGTGTCGGAAAGCTATCCATTAGAGGAGCTGGAAGCCAAGGTCGAGCAGTGGATCGACAACCTGCTGCTCAACAGCCCGGCCGCCATGCGCGTCAGCAAGGACCTGCTGCGCGAAGTCGGCAACGGTGCCCTGACCCCGGCGCTGCGCCGCTACACCGAAAACGCCATCGCCCGCATCCGCGTCAGCCCCGAAGGCCAGGAGGGCCTGCGTGCCTTCCTGCAAAAGCGCGCGCCAAGCTGGCAAGCACCCACCACCAAGGAGCCGCGTTGA
- a CDS encoding M14-type cytosolic carboxypeptidase, whose translation MTVAKSSLSITSNFDSGNIDVLDLSNPLQPLLAIRPDTRSPHFQWFHFKASGLHVGQEHWFRLSNASKSSYNKAWTGYQAVASYDHVNWFRVPTIFEGDALRFSLEATATHAWFAYFEPYSRGRHDWLIEQALTKAGTELLATGKSVEGRDIQLLRKGTGAEGQRKVWIIAQQHPGEHMAEWFMEGVIERLEHHDDPVLNKLLASADLYLVPNMNPDGAFHGHLRTNAMGQDLNRAWQNASPEISPEVFFVQQQMEQYGVDLFIDVHGDEEIPHVFTAACEGNPGYTPRIEQLEEHFRNHLKHTTKDFQTKYGYVRDEPGQANMTLACNAVGQKYDCLSLTLEMPFKDHDDHPNPLTGWSGKRSKQLGKDVLTTVAEMVDKLR comes from the coding sequence ATGACCGTGGCCAAATCCTCCTTGAGCATCACTTCGAACTTCGACAGCGGCAACATCGACGTGCTGGACCTCAGCAATCCGCTGCAACCGCTATTGGCCATCCGGCCCGATACCCGCAGCCCGCACTTCCAGTGGTTTCACTTCAAGGCCAGCGGCCTGCATGTGGGCCAGGAGCATTGGTTCCGCCTGAGCAATGCGAGCAAATCCTCCTACAACAAAGCCTGGACCGGCTATCAGGCGGTGGCGTCCTACGATCACGTCAACTGGTTCCGCGTACCCACCATTTTCGAAGGCGATGCCCTGCGTTTCAGCCTTGAAGCCACCGCCACCCACGCCTGGTTCGCCTACTTCGAACCCTACAGCCGTGGCCGCCACGACTGGCTGATCGAGCAGGCACTGACCAAGGCCGGCACCGAACTGCTGGCCACCGGCAAGAGCGTTGAAGGTCGGGACATCCAGCTGCTGCGCAAAGGCACCGGCGCCGAAGGCCAGCGCAAGGTATGGATCATCGCCCAGCAACACCCTGGCGAACACATGGCCGAGTGGTTCATGGAAGGGGTGATCGAACGCCTCGAACACCACGACGATCCGGTGTTGAACAAACTGCTGGCCAGTGCCGATCTGTACCTGGTGCCGAACATGAACCCGGACGGTGCTTTTCACGGCCACCTGCGTACCAACGCCATGGGCCAGGACCTCAACCGCGCCTGGCAGAATGCGAGCCCGGAGATCAGCCCTGAAGTGTTCTTCGTCCAGCAACAAATGGAACAGTACGGCGTCGACCTGTTCATCGACGTGCACGGCGACGAGGAAATCCCCCACGTATTCACCGCCGCGTGCGAAGGCAATCCCGGTTACACACCGCGCATCGAACAGCTCGAAGAGCACTTCCGCAACCACCTCAAGCACACCACCAAGGACTTCCAGACCAAATACGGTTATGTGCGTGACGAACCGGGTCAAGCCAACATGACCCTGGCCTGCAACGCCGTTGGCCAGAAGTACGACTGCCTGTCCCTGACCCTGGAAATGCCATTCAAGGACCACGACGACCACCCGAACCCGCTCACCGGCTGGTCGGGCAAGCGGTCGAAGCAGTTGGGCAAGGATGTGCTGACGACGGTGGCGGAGATGGTCGACAAGTTGCGCTGA
- a CDS encoding carboxyl transferase domain-containing protein — MAILHTQLNPRSAEFASNSAAMLEQVDALHTLLAQVQQGGGPKAQERHTSRGKLLPRERINRLLDPGSPFLEISQLAAYEVYGEDVPAAGVIAGIGRVEGVECMIVANDATVKGGSYYPLTVKKHLRAQTIAQQNRLPCIYLVDSGGANLPRQDEVFPDREHFGRIFFNQANMSAMGIPQIAVVMGSCTAGGAYVPAMADEAIMVREQATIFLAGPPLVKAATGEVVSAEDLGGADVHCKVSGVADHYAESDEHALAIARRSIANLNWRKLGEVQQRTPIAPLYASDELYGVVSADAKQPFDVREVIARLVDGSVFDEFKALFGTTLVCGFAHLHGYPIAILANNGILFAEAAQKGAHFIELACQRGIPLLFLQNITGFMVGQKYEAGGIAKHGAKLVTAVACAKVPKFTVIIGGSFGAGNYGMCGRAYDPRFLWMWPNARIGVMGAEQAAGVLVQVKREQAERSGQGFSAEQEAEIKQPILDQYEEQGHPYYSSARLWDDGVIDPAQTRDVLALALSASLNAPIEPSRFGVFRM; from the coding sequence ATGGCTATCCTGCATACCCAGCTCAACCCCCGCTCGGCGGAGTTCGCCAGCAACAGCGCGGCGATGCTCGAACAGGTCGACGCCCTGCACACCCTGCTCGCCCAGGTGCAGCAAGGGGGCGGCCCGAAGGCCCAGGAACGGCACACCTCGCGCGGCAAACTGCTGCCGCGCGAGCGCATCAACCGCCTGCTCGATCCGGGCTCGCCGTTCCTCGAGATCAGCCAGCTGGCGGCCTACGAGGTGTACGGTGAAGACGTGCCGGCCGCTGGCGTGATCGCCGGGATTGGCCGCGTGGAAGGCGTCGAATGCATGATCGTCGCCAACGATGCCACGGTCAAAGGCGGCTCGTACTACCCGCTGACCGTGAAGAAGCACCTGCGCGCCCAGACCATCGCCCAGCAGAACCGCCTGCCGTGCATCTACCTGGTGGACTCCGGCGGCGCCAACCTGCCGCGTCAGGACGAAGTGTTCCCGGACCGCGAGCATTTCGGGCGGATCTTCTTCAACCAGGCCAACATGAGCGCCATGGGCATCCCGCAGATCGCCGTGGTCATGGGCTCGTGCACCGCCGGTGGTGCCTATGTACCGGCGATGGCCGACGAAGCGATCATGGTCCGCGAGCAGGCGACGATTTTCCTAGCTGGTCCGCCGCTGGTGAAAGCCGCGACCGGTGAAGTGGTCAGCGCCGAAGATCTCGGTGGTGCCGACGTGCACTGCAAGGTGTCCGGTGTCGCCGACCACTACGCCGAAAGCGACGAACACGCCCTGGCCATTGCCCGGCGCAGCATCGCCAACCTCAACTGGCGCAAGCTTGGCGAAGTGCAGCAGCGCACGCCGATCGCTCCGCTGTACGCCAGCGACGAGCTGTACGGCGTGGTGTCGGCGGACGCCAAGCAACCGTTCGACGTGCGCGAAGTGATCGCGCGGCTGGTGGACGGCTCGGTGTTCGATGAGTTCAAGGCGCTGTTCGGCACCACGCTGGTGTGCGGCTTTGCCCACCTGCACGGCTACCCGATCGCGATCCTCGCCAACAACGGCATCCTCTTCGCGGAAGCGGCGCAGAAAGGCGCGCACTTCATCGAACTGGCCTGCCAGCGCGGTATTCCGTTGCTGTTTTTGCAGAACATCACCGGCTTCATGGTCGGCCAGAAGTACGAGGCCGGCGGCATCGCCAAGCACGGGGCAAAACTGGTGACGGCGGTGGCCTGCGCCAAGGTGCCGAAATTCACCGTGATCATCGGCGGCAGTTTCGGTGCCGGTAACTACGGCATGTGCGGCCGGGCCTACGACCCGCGCTTTTTGTGGATGTGGCCGAACGCGCGCATCGGCGTGATGGGCGCCGAACAGGCCGCCGGTGTGCTGGTGCAGGTCAAGCGCGAGCAGGCCGAGCGCAGTGGCCAGGGTTTCAGCGCCGAACAGGAAGCCGAGATCAAGCAGCCGATCCTCGACCAGTACGAAGAGCAGGGCCACCCGTATTACTCCAGTGCACGCCTGTGGGACGACGGGGTCATTGACCCGGCGCAGACCCGCGACGTGCTGGCCCTGGCCTTGTCCGCGTCGCTGAACGCGCCAATCGAACCGAGCCGCTTCGGCGTGTTCCGGATGTGA
- a CDS encoding DUF3077 domain-containing protein, with the protein MTIPNKELPDLQIDTSLSSPLGSAAARRALDYYLKPAVSEDVVEDRFFDVNQNVSNEEALVRAIELLCCASATANESASHLQGPPRDLAISSVHMIEMAKALLDRSLDRIQLGERGTVVRGAEKIFNRADKIV; encoded by the coding sequence ATGACCATCCCCAATAAAGAACTGCCCGATCTGCAAATAGATACCTCCCTCTCCTCTCCCCTGGGATCGGCGGCCGCGCGACGGGCGCTGGATTACTACTTGAAACCGGCTGTTTCGGAGGACGTGGTGGAAGATCGTTTTTTTGATGTGAACCAGAATGTCAGCAACGAAGAAGCCCTGGTGCGAGCCATCGAGCTGTTGTGCTGCGCCTCTGCCACGGCCAATGAGTCAGCGAGTCATCTGCAGGGTCCGCCGAGGGACCTGGCGATTTCGTCCGTGCACATGATTGAAATGGCCAAGGCATTGCTCGACCGATCACTGGACAGGATTCAATTGGGGGAGAGAGGAACGGTGGTGAGGGGCGCAGAAAAAATTTTCAATCGCGCAGATAAAATCGTTTGA